One window from the genome of Vibrio vulnificus NBRC 15645 = ATCC 27562 encodes:
- a CDS encoding VOC family protein: MTRIEHLNITVPDIDAALAFLVIVAPDFNVRKDVKTSDRHRWVHVGNKQSYFALQEPHLDSLVPQNFQKTYKNYGLNHIGLVVDDLEAIESRLIEQGYRRGIFAPEEAYRKRAYFFDKAGFEWELTEFLSDVEDEMYLYE, translated from the coding sequence ATGACAAGGATCGAGCATTTAAATATTACAGTTCCAGATATTGACGCTGCATTGGCATTTTTAGTTATTGTAGCTCCGGACTTTAATGTACGAAAAGATGTTAAAACTTCAGATAGACATCGTTGGGTTCATGTGGGCAACAAGCAAAGCTATTTTGCACTTCAAGAGCCTCATCTAGACTCACTTGTTCCCCAAAATTTTCAAAAAACGTATAAAAACTACGGTCTAAACCATATTGGCTTGGTTGTGGATGATCTTGAAGCTATAGAGAGCCGGCTGATTGAACAAGGCTATCGTAGAGGTATTTTTGCTCCCGAAGAGGCATATCGAAAAAGGGCGTATTTTTTCGACAAAGCTGGCTTTGAGTGGGAATTAACAGAGTTTTTGTCTGACGTAGAAGATGAAATGTACTTGTATGAGTAA
- a CDS encoding GNAT family N-acetyltransferase, with protein sequence MEFKYLEIDDPRIKEVMALFEGGKEIGGTSSMSLESALKGISHSVVLVCIDDEKLIGAIEFSPIDSEEVRIRNLVVEESWRRGGIGSELLVRAETRIKSDYTPAFIKTIPMLCSYALFSKFGYSWDSNSEYDWYKAVYS encoded by the coding sequence TTGGAATTTAAGTATCTAGAAATTGATGACCCGCGAATTAAAGAAGTAATGGCTTTATTCGAAGGGGGAAAAGAAATTGGAGGCACATCGTCTATGAGCTTAGAGAGTGCTTTAAAAGGGATCTCTCACTCTGTTGTATTGGTGTGTATCGATGATGAGAAGTTGATTGGAGCTATTGAGTTCTCGCCAATTGATAGCGAAGAAGTTCGAATTAGAAATTTGGTCGTTGAAGAAAGTTGGCGAAGAGGTGGGATAGGTAGTGAGCTATTAGTTCGAGCTGAGACCAGAATTAAGTCTGATTACACTCCTGCATTTATCAAAACCATTCCTATGCTATGTTCATATGCTTTGTTTTCAAAATTTGGATACTCTTGGGATAGTAATAGTGAATATGACTGGTACAAAGCTGTTTACTCCTAA
- a CDS encoding DUF3024 domain-containing protein: MAFSEIEQQRYRKVVEKYLDSCRPPEEIRNQLDIGYRLEGQVIEIFEIRPKWNDPSEKMECPVAKVKYYKSRDAWKIYWKKSDQKWHSYEPIPEIQLLEAFLEILEDDTYGCFWG; encoded by the coding sequence ATGGCATTTTCAGAAATTGAGCAACAGCGTTATAGAAAGGTAGTGGAGAAGTACCTTGATTCTTGTCGGCCGCCAGAAGAGATCCGCAACCAACTTGATATTGGGTATCGGTTAGAGGGGCAAGTTATCGAAATCTTCGAGATACGTCCTAAGTGGAATGATCCATCCGAAAAAATGGAGTGCCCAGTAGCCAAAGTCAAATATTATAAGTCGCGTGACGCGTGGAAAATTTACTGGAAGAAATCCGACCAAAAATGGCATTCGTATGAGCCAATTCCAGAGATTCAACTTCTAGAAGCTTTCTTGGAAATATTGGAAGACGATACTTATGGGTGTTTCTGGGGATAG